One window of Mucilaginibacter inviolabilis genomic DNA carries:
- a CDS encoding DNA polymerase ligase N-terminal domain-containing protein, with protein sequence MSLTDYIKKRDFQQTSEPKTGKGSGKTLSFVVQRHHATSLHYDFRLELDGTLKSWAVPKGPSMNPGDKRLAMMVEDHPIDYQHFEGIIPNGNYGAGVVLIWDHGTYESLAESREDDVKVLRSGLKSGNLKFKLNGEKLQGEFALVKLHNAENNAWLLIKHNDEFAVKKKYSSEDLVPADIKKMRNNKSGEATALPDLKNKEVKKKSPAPKSRKSA encoded by the coding sequence ATGAGTTTAACAGATTATATCAAAAAACGCGATTTTCAACAGACTTCTGAACCTAAAACGGGTAAAGGTAGTGGTAAAACGCTCTCGTTTGTGGTACAGCGGCACCATGCTACCAGTTTGCATTATGATTTCAGGCTGGAACTGGATGGTACTTTAAAAAGCTGGGCCGTGCCAAAAGGCCCTTCCATGAATCCGGGCGACAAACGCCTGGCTATGATGGTAGAAGATCACCCTATTGATTATCAGCATTTCGAAGGCATCATCCCCAACGGTAATTATGGGGCAGGAGTGGTGCTGATCTGGGATCATGGTACCTATGAGTCACTAGCCGAATCACGGGAAGATGATGTAAAGGTCTTAAGATCAGGCTTAAAAAGCGGCAACCTGAAGTTTAAATTAAATGGCGAAAAGCTGCAGGGTGAATTTGCCCTGGTGAAACTGCACAATGCCGAAAATAATGCCTGGCTGCTGATCAAGCATAACGATGAATTCGCTGTAAAAAAGAAATACAGCAGCGAGGATCTGGTACCTGCCGACATTAAAAAAATGCGGAATAATAAAAGTGGCGAAGCAACCGCGTTACCTGATCTTAAAAATAAAGAGGTCAAAAAAAAAAGTCCAGCTCCCAAAAGCAGGAAAAGCGCATAG
- a CDS encoding non-homologous end joining protein Ku, with amino-acid sequence MRAIWRGSIGFGLVSIPIKLYSAVQTSSLDLDMLDGRDHSRIRYQRVNEQTHKEVPYDKIVKGYKLKDEYVIVEESDFADAAPEKSKVIEIENFVDMADVDPMYYETSYYVEPDTPSNKAYALLVKAMLKSGKVGLARFVLRNTESLCIVHPSDNVMVVTRIRFAQEIRPTDDLNISDDVGVTKKELDVGLALIKQYTEHFDISKFKDEYNSELLNIIKAKAKGKRPTIKKLKPHKTTSDDLYEQLMESLQTKKGA; translated from the coding sequence ATGAGGGCAATATGGAGAGGGTCAATCGGTTTTGGACTGGTTAGTATCCCAATTAAATTATATTCCGCCGTGCAAACAAGCTCCCTTGACCTGGATATGCTGGATGGCAGGGATCATTCCCGGATCCGTTACCAGCGGGTTAATGAGCAAACGCATAAAGAGGTGCCGTATGACAAGATCGTTAAAGGCTATAAGCTTAAAGACGAATATGTGATAGTGGAAGAAAGCGACTTTGCCGATGCGGCTCCCGAAAAAAGCAAAGTGATCGAGATAGAGAATTTTGTGGATATGGCTGATGTCGATCCCATGTATTATGAAACATCTTATTATGTCGAACCCGATACCCCTTCTAATAAAGCTTATGCGCTCTTAGTAAAAGCCATGCTCAAATCGGGCAAAGTTGGGTTGGCACGTTTTGTATTGCGCAATACCGAAAGTTTATGCATTGTTCACCCTTCAGATAACGTAATGGTAGTAACCCGTATCCGTTTCGCGCAGGAGATCAGACCTACGGATGATTTAAACATCTCCGATGATGTCGGCGTCACCAAAAAAGAATTGGATGTAGGTTTGGCGTTAATCAAGCAATACACCGAGCACTTTGATATCTCGAAATTTAAAGATGAGTATAATAGTGAACTGCTCAATATTATTAAGGCCAAAGCCAAGGGAAAACGGCCAACCATCAAGAAGCTAAAACCACATAAAACTACCAGCGATGATTTGTATGAGCAACTGATGGAAAGCTTACAGACTAAGAAAGGGGCATAA
- a CDS encoding Gfo/Idh/MocA family protein gives MNSRRDFLQKLGISALALHLAPLSGWTNSKSYTEAPYEGRVLRVAIMGLGSYGTRVAEAMQSCVKAKLVGVVSGTPSKIKDWQSKYGISEKNCYNYENFDSIKNNQDIDAVYVITPNALHHDMVLRVAKAGKHAICEKPMAVNAKEGQAMVDACKKANVKLLVGYRMHFEPKTLEIIRMRNNGEFGRVLFFQGQCGFKIGDPTQWRLNKQLAGGGAMMDIGIYAINGSRYMTGEDPIWVTAQETKTDPVKFKEGVDETIQFQFGFPSGAVASCLSTYNMNNLDRFFLDGEKGFAELQPSTGYGPIQGRTHKGELTQPVTTHQTVQMEEMSAIIFDNKQPVVPVNGEEAVKDLKIIDAIYQAVKTGSKVAISI, from the coding sequence ATGAATTCGCGCCGTGACTTTTTACAGAAGCTGGGGATCTCTGCCCTGGCTTTACATCTGGCCCCGCTTTCGGGATGGACCAACAGTAAAAGCTATACCGAAGCCCCTTATGAAGGTCGTGTACTTCGTGTAGCTATTATGGGACTCGGAAGCTATGGAACGAGGGTAGCCGAAGCCATGCAATCATGCGTAAAAGCCAAATTGGTTGGTGTGGTGAGTGGTACACCTTCAAAAATTAAGGATTGGCAAAGCAAGTACGGCATATCTGAAAAGAATTGCTACAACTATGAGAATTTCGACAGCATTAAAAACAACCAGGATATTGACGCGGTTTATGTGATCACGCCAAACGCATTACACCACGATATGGTATTACGGGTGGCCAAAGCTGGTAAACATGCCATTTGCGAAAAGCCCATGGCCGTAAACGCCAAAGAGGGGCAGGCTATGGTAGATGCCTGTAAAAAGGCCAATGTGAAGCTGCTGGTAGGATACCGGATGCATTTTGAGCCAAAAACGCTTGAGATAATCCGGATGCGTAACAACGGCGAATTTGGGAGGGTCCTCTTTTTCCAGGGCCAGTGTGGTTTTAAGATCGGTGATCCTACCCAATGGCGGCTCAATAAACAATTGGCAGGCGGAGGAGCGATGATGGATATTGGTATTTATGCTATCAATGGCTCGCGCTATATGACCGGCGAAGATCCAATTTGGGTTACCGCCCAGGAAACCAAAACCGACCCCGTGAAATTTAAAGAAGGGGTTGACGAAACCATCCAGTTCCAGTTCGGCTTTCCGAGCGGAGCAGTAGCATCCTGCTTGTCAACCTATAACATGAATAACCTCGACCGCTTTTTCCTGGATGGGGAAAAAGGTTTTGCCGAACTGCAGCCCTCCACAGGTTATGGCCCTATACAAGGGCGTACCCATAAAGGCGAACTTACTCAGCCAGTAACTACACATCAAACGGTACAAATGGAAGAGATGTCTGCCATTATTTTTGACAACAAACAGCCGGTGGTGCCTGTGAATGGGGAGGAGGCTGTAAAAGACCTCAAGATTATCGACGCCATTTACCAGGCTGTTAAAACTGGGTCAAAGGTGGCTATTAGTATTTAG
- a CDS encoding ROK family protein, translating into MFFKHIDIVKGLYYGKTASLNELSISVGRSIPYVTKAVTDLINLNVVKEIGIGTSTGGRKPVTYSLIADIGFIISVAMSQFVTRVVITDMNNEFVGKVQEFQLKLNDDSNAIHSLVTYIKTTIINSGLPQDKFLAIGITMPGFIDAFQGNNLSFLKSSDDTTLVTYITKQVELPVFIENDSTAIALAEQKFGLPIARNNSMIINLGWGIGLGMIINKEIFKGHSGFAGEFSHLPLHKNGKLCSCGKQGCLETEASLLAIEAKATEGLKQGQVSSLMKYDIISADNIIDEALKGDAFAVKIISEAAYFIGQGLAILLHLMNPESIILSGKGSVIGKLWLIPIQQAMNEHCIPHLTTYTQLAVSNLGNDAQLLGGVTTVIENLYKLSPQANIFEPA; encoded by the coding sequence ATGTTTTTCAAGCACATAGATATTGTTAAGGGGTTATATTACGGTAAAACGGCTTCGTTAAATGAACTGAGTATTAGCGTAGGCAGGAGCATTCCGTATGTAACTAAGGCTGTGACTGACCTTATTAATTTAAATGTGGTAAAGGAAATCGGGATAGGTACCTCAACTGGGGGACGTAAGCCGGTAACATACTCTTTAATAGCAGATATTGGTTTTATTATTTCGGTGGCGATGAGCCAGTTTGTGACCAGAGTAGTCATTACCGATATGAACAATGAGTTTGTGGGGAAGGTGCAGGAGTTTCAGCTAAAACTTAATGATGATAGTAATGCCATCCATTCCTTAGTGACATATATTAAAACCACCATTATCAACTCTGGTTTACCACAAGATAAATTTTTGGCTATAGGTATTACTATGCCGGGTTTTATTGATGCTTTTCAGGGTAATAACCTGAGCTTTCTCAAATCTTCTGATGATACAACACTGGTAACGTATATTACCAAACAGGTTGAACTGCCCGTATTTATTGAAAATGACTCGACTGCTATAGCCCTTGCCGAACAAAAATTTGGATTACCGATAGCCCGTAATAATTCCATGATCATTAATCTGGGCTGGGGCATTGGTTTAGGCATGATCATTAATAAAGAAATATTTAAAGGGCACAGCGGTTTTGCCGGGGAATTTAGTCACTTGCCGCTTCATAAGAACGGAAAGCTATGTTCATGCGGAAAGCAGGGCTGTTTAGAAACTGAAGCCTCCTTACTTGCTATTGAAGCCAAAGCAACCGAAGGCTTAAAACAAGGACAGGTGAGCAGCTTGATGAAATATGATATCATATCGGCCGATAACATCATTGATGAAGCGCTTAAAGGCGATGCTTTTGCCGTAAAAATAATTTCCGAAGCGGCTTATTTCATTGGTCAGGGTTTGGCTATTCTGCTGCACCTGATGAATCCAGAAAGTATTATACTGAGTGGAAAGGGAAGTGTTATAGGTAAATTATGGCTTATCCCTATCCAGCAGGCTATGAATGAGCATTGCATACCGCATTTAACTACTTACACTCAACTGGCTGTTTCCAATCTGGGCAACGATGCTCAACTTTTAGGTGGGGTAACCACTGTGATTGAAAATTTATATAAACTCAGCCCGCAGGCTAATATTTTCGAACCTGCATAA
- a CDS encoding SusD/RagB family nutrient-binding outer membrane lipoprotein: MKKIFIYSAVLLSLMASFSACKKTIDKNYNNPELSTKPIVSGFFTAMLNSDRVRPAYWNLRTFFFPQISVYAQTTTFDNVSTAYKHRDDYIGQYWSDFYYPSGNGSGPMAVYRAMQASYAALSKSDQADQLVYMEAAKIVLAERAAKMIDMWGDIPFTQAGSLETTSTIKNPVFDDSKTLYNSLISDLNEAATYFAGVKLAGNVQSAFNKADILNNGSVLKWQAYANSARLRLLMRISNVDEATAKAAVTTMLSNPTAYPLVDGGNNGSYSPLSSDILLQPLTTTTNSTLSSALVEIDSYWAPDYKLNKVMLPSNDPRIRVMFDKYGQTVSGKFVPNKTYRAMPISYGSGQQDTAFFKYSIVDSATFLNNIKMPGIVITASEVNFLKAEAYERWGLGDASAAYNTALKQSITFYYYLNSIGQGTEVAPTTTEINTFLANSNINYSLAADQTHKLALIYTQKWLHFGFLQSDEAWAEYRRTKYPALTFPVETATDYQNPPTRLLYPTVETGYNTNYSTVKAKDTRTTKIFWDVK, encoded by the coding sequence ATGAAAAAAATATTTATATATAGTGCTGTCTTATTATCGCTTATGGCATCATTCAGCGCCTGTAAGAAAACGATTGATAAGAATTATAACAATCCGGAATTATCAACAAAGCCTATTGTAAGCGGCTTTTTTACCGCGATGTTAAATAGCGACAGAGTTAGACCCGCTTACTGGAACTTGCGTACGTTTTTCTTTCCGCAGATATCGGTTTATGCGCAAACCACCACATTTGATAACGTATCAACAGCCTATAAACACAGAGACGATTATATAGGACAATATTGGTCGGATTTTTACTACCCGTCAGGTAATGGAAGTGGGCCAATGGCTGTATACCGAGCCATGCAGGCATCTTATGCTGCTCTATCCAAATCAGACCAGGCAGATCAACTGGTTTATATGGAGGCCGCTAAAATAGTTTTAGCCGAGCGGGCAGCTAAAATGATTGATATGTGGGGAGACATCCCTTTTACACAGGCAGGTAGCCTGGAAACCACGAGTACTATTAAAAACCCTGTTTTTGATGATAGCAAAACGCTTTATAATTCACTCATCAGTGATCTTAATGAAGCTGCAACTTATTTTGCAGGAGTAAAATTGGCAGGCAATGTACAATCGGCATTTAACAAAGCCGATATTTTGAATAATGGCAGTGTACTTAAATGGCAAGCATATGCCAACTCGGCGCGCTTACGCTTGTTGATGCGTATTTCAAATGTAGATGAAGCCACCGCTAAAGCAGCCGTTACAACCATGTTAAGTAACCCCACAGCATATCCACTTGTTGACGGTGGGAATAACGGTAGTTACAGCCCTTTGAGCTCTGATATCCTTTTACAGCCATTAACAACCACAACTAACAGTACGCTATCTTCTGCTTTAGTTGAGATCGATAGTTATTGGGCTCCCGACTACAAGCTAAATAAGGTGATGTTACCTTCAAACGACCCTAGGATAAGGGTTATGTTTGATAAATATGGTCAAACTGTAAGTGGCAAATTTGTTCCAAACAAAACCTACCGGGCCATGCCAATAAGTTATGGATCAGGCCAGCAGGATACTGCTTTTTTCAAATATTCAATTGTAGATTCGGCAACATTTTTAAATAATATTAAAATGCCGGGTATAGTGATCACCGCTTCTGAAGTTAACTTTTTGAAGGCAGAGGCTTATGAGCGCTGGGGATTGGGCGATGCGTCGGCAGCTTACAATACCGCGTTAAAGCAATCCATCACTTTTTATTATTATCTTAATAGTATAGGTCAGGGTACTGAAGTTGCTCCAACAACTACAGAAATCAATACCTTTTTAGCTAATAGTAACATTAATTATAGCCTGGCAGCTGATCAAACGCATAAGCTGGCTCTGATTTATACTCAGAAATGGCTGCATTTCGGCTTTTTACAATCTGATGAGGCCTGGGCAGAATACAGGAGGACAAAATACCCTGCATTGACATTCCCGGTTGAAACCGCTACTGATTACCAAAATCCTCCAACCAGGCTTTTGTATCCAACGGTTGAAACCGGTTATAATACTAATTATAGCACAGTAAAGGCTAAAGACACCCGTACAACAAAAATATTCTGGGATGTAAAGTAA
- a CDS encoding class I SAM-dependent methyltransferase: MKENKYDNESFFKQYSQMARSVSGLKGAGEWHAFQKMLPDFHGKRVLDLGCGFGWHCRYAVEQGAAHVIGIDLSEKMLNKAKEINNSPLIEYKCLAIEDFTYEPDSFDVVISSLAFHYLESFDNICSKVYQCLTTGGSFIFSVEHPIFTAQSGQNWYVDEQGKRLHWPVDNYFSQGNRTTTFLGEQVIKYHKTLTTYINSLIRSGFEITALIEPEPKKTMLENVPEMQDELRRPMFLIVSAVKK; encoded by the coding sequence ATGAAAGAGAATAAATACGATAACGAAAGTTTCTTTAAACAATATAGCCAGATGGCTCGCTCGGTTAGCGGTTTAAAAGGGGCTGGGGAATGGCACGCGTTTCAAAAAATGTTGCCGGATTTTCACGGCAAACGTGTTCTTGATCTGGGGTGTGGCTTTGGATGGCATTGCCGCTATGCCGTTGAACAAGGAGCAGCGCATGTGATTGGTATTGATCTTTCGGAAAAAATGCTCAATAAGGCAAAAGAAATAAACAACTCTCCATTGATTGAGTACAAATGCTTGGCCATAGAGGATTTTACTTATGAACCCGACTCATTTGATGTAGTCATAAGTTCACTCGCATTTCATTACCTGGAATCATTTGATAATATATGTAGTAAGGTATATCAATGTCTTACAACTGGTGGCTCATTTATTTTTTCGGTTGAACACCCCATATTTACAGCTCAGAGCGGACAGAACTGGTATGTGGATGAACAGGGGAAACGCCTGCACTGGCCTGTTGATAATTACTTTAGTCAGGGTAATCGTACAACAACGTTCCTGGGCGAGCAGGTTATCAAGTATCACAAAACATTAACAACCTATATCAATAGCCTGATCAGGAGTGGGTTTGAAATTACCGCGCTTATTGAACCTGAACCGAAAAAAACGATGTTAGAAAATGTACCCGAAATGCAGGATGAATTACGCCGCCCTATGTTCTTGATTGTATCGGCTGTGAAAAAATAG
- a CDS encoding alpha-L-fucosidase, which produces MLKKTTHYLVSLFTIFYTGYVQAQHHVNPDEIKEKMQWFADAKLGIFIHYGIYSVKGIDESWSFHNKKISYPDYMNQLNGFTASQYKPNELADLIKESGARYAVMTTKHHDGVALWNSKYGRLNVVQKTPAKRDLLKPLYDALRQRGIKTGAYFSLIDWSYADYPGFLKDSSRYEVKKQPAKWAKFLTFMNGQLDELAKQYNPDLWWFDGDWEHSAEEWNAAEIRQKLLGYNPNTIINGRLQGYGDYDTPEQNFPVSRPAYKWWELCMTSNDNWGFQPQDKNFKTPYEIISIFTDAVSYGGNLLLDIGPKGAGSIPPEEVNLLKELGAWNKKNGESVFNTIAGMPQGHYYGASTLSKDSTIVYLFVPAKTSAPLLIKGLKNSIKKVSVLGSNTPLTYKIVGKISWSVVPGLTYITIPENLQDKYMSVIKVELNGKLDLYRGKGGFLTNE; this is translated from the coding sequence ATGCTAAAAAAAACTACTCATTATCTTGTATCCTTATTTACTATATTCTACACTGGTTATGTACAGGCACAACACCATGTAAACCCTGATGAGATCAAAGAAAAAATGCAATGGTTTGCGGATGCCAAACTGGGCATATTTATTCACTACGGTATCTATTCTGTAAAAGGGATAGATGAAAGCTGGAGTTTTCATAACAAAAAAATCAGTTATCCGGATTATATGAACCAGTTAAATGGCTTTACTGCAAGTCAGTATAAACCTAATGAATTGGCCGATCTTATTAAGGAAAGCGGTGCCCGTTATGCTGTAATGACCACAAAGCATCATGACGGGGTAGCTTTATGGAACAGTAAGTACGGTCGGCTGAACGTAGTACAAAAAACCCCTGCTAAAAGAGACCTCCTAAAACCTTTATATGACGCTTTGCGTCAGCGTGGTATAAAAACAGGTGCCTATTTTTCGCTGATTGATTGGAGCTATGCCGATTATCCTGGCTTTTTAAAAGATAGCAGCAGATATGAGGTAAAAAAACAGCCTGCCAAATGGGCTAAATTTTTAACTTTTATGAATGGGCAACTGGATGAACTTGCCAAACAATACAATCCCGACCTTTGGTGGTTCGACGGTGATTGGGAACACAGCGCCGAAGAATGGAATGCGGCAGAGATCAGGCAAAAACTGTTGGGTTATAACCCCAACACTATCATCAACGGGCGTTTACAAGGCTATGGTGATTATGATACTCCCGAACAAAACTTCCCGGTATCGAGACCAGCCTACAAATGGTGGGAACTTTGCATGACCAGCAATGATAACTGGGGCTTTCAGCCACAGGACAAAAATTTTAAAACACCTTATGAGATCATCAGTATTTTTACCGATGCCGTAAGTTATGGTGGAAACTTATTGTTAGACATTGGCCCAAAAGGCGCTGGCAGTATTCCACCCGAAGAAGTCAACCTGCTTAAAGAACTAGGTGCCTGGAATAAGAAGAACGGTGAAAGCGTTTTTAATACCATTGCCGGTATGCCGCAAGGTCATTATTATGGCGCCAGCACCTTATCCAAGGATTCGACCATTGTATACTTGTTTGTACCCGCCAAAACCAGCGCGCCGTTATTGATAAAAGGACTGAAAAACAGCATCAAAAAAGTAAGTGTACTGGGTAGCAACACCCCGCTGACCTATAAAATTGTGGGTAAAATATCATGGAGTGTTGTACCGGGCTTAACATACATCACCATTCCTGAGAACCTGCAGGACAAGTATATGTCTGTCATAAAAGTTGAATTAAATGGCAAACTTGATCTTTACAGAGGTAAAGGCGGATTTCTGACTAATGAGTAA
- a CDS encoding SusC/RagA family TonB-linked outer membrane protein: MKQLYLILRKWVVLLLLLISANAFAQTTVTGVVRDETGPLPGVSVLIKGTTNGVQTNSSGAYSIKATKGDVLKFSSIGYATKEVTVGDDQVINVTLAVGSNQLKEVTVTTSFGIKRQERSVGYATSTVSAKEITEAGNTNFASALYGKAAGVTVKTQPGGASSAVNIQIRGINSINYNQPPLYVVDGVIIRNQQQYGQNGFNNGGFYSDQRIEGNGVLDINPTDIESIDILKGGSATALYGSDAEGGVIVITTKKGVKGKGPAVDFNYYGTVERAAFLPNYQNVYGQGYDRATNISLGFNEDGSVPDTQSPAGWRPNFRAYADFGPKMDGQKVRWWDGSIQSYSPQPDNYKDIFRQGTSSSANVSISNQTENADYRFSYTRLDYNGIQRESGVHKNSFNLNSSLKLSKKVSVDVVANFVNTLTQNRPYQTNRLAESFDGFFGREEKMDLVRQKFLTSEGFEYAPAENPQYNPSEAFVFRVRPSLYDYFFNTLKNTYTENENRLYSSATLNWGILNHLKFRGRIGNDYTGRNTEAESYNTYPVAFNTGGNSTGGYNVSTGIYSILYGDALLTYNTNITKDFNFSLTGGFTARRESYRDEASGTTQGLVTENFFSLSNSNGIVSTSYTRQFEVKTGVFGLLNLTYKNYLFLEGALRQESASTLPPQNNTYYYPAVNGSFVFTDALKDAMPSFLSYGKLRLSYTENGNPAPRYQSNVAYQQTSLQTINGSVPQLSIPGAYGNNTLQPERKHEYEGGLELRFLNDKLSVDASYYSNKINNQILGLTAAPSNGAGSQIVNVGTIGTKGFELALNATPISTNDFKWNVRLNYSVYNTKVYALAPNLQELVLPGTSFEGGSLKVVARPGEELGNIYGFPLQTDGKGNKLVDANGYYNADNSHYVKVGNILPKATGGFSNTFTYKSVSLTTLVDYRFGGQLISPPLKYGINAGMYTSTLKYRDAEHGGLAYYINGAGTYVGLPSNATAGPGGEKVYHDGLIQPGVVASGAPNTTIIDAASYYENQFSAGDPNSQNTGSAVYNNNYIKLREVVLGYNLPQSFARHIGMSKIKFSLIGRNLLYIYRTLKNLDPETPIGNQWYNQGIDHGSLPATRSYGFSLNATF; this comes from the coding sequence ATGAAACAACTTTACTTAATTCTCAGAAAATGGGTAGTGCTGCTACTCTTACTGATTTCGGCAAACGCATTTGCCCAAACAACAGTTACCGGCGTGGTTCGTGATGAAACCGGGCCCCTACCAGGTGTGTCTGTACTTATAAAAGGTACAACAAATGGAGTGCAAACCAACAGCAGCGGCGCGTACAGCATCAAAGCGACAAAAGGCGATGTACTTAAATTCTCCTCTATTGGTTATGCTACAAAAGAAGTTACTGTTGGCGATGACCAGGTTATTAATGTAACCCTGGCTGTAGGTAGTAATCAATTAAAAGAAGTTACCGTAACCACCTCTTTTGGTATCAAAAGGCAGGAAAGATCTGTTGGTTATGCAACCAGCACGGTTTCGGCTAAGGAAATTACCGAAGCAGGTAATACTAATTTTGCATCGGCTTTATATGGTAAAGCAGCTGGCGTTACAGTTAAAACTCAACCCGGTGGTGCTAGTAGTGCAGTAAATATCCAGATCAGAGGTATCAACTCCATCAATTACAATCAACCTCCATTGTATGTTGTAGATGGGGTAATTATCCGGAACCAACAGCAATATGGTCAAAATGGTTTTAATAATGGTGGTTTTTACAGCGATCAGCGTATTGAAGGCAATGGCGTGCTGGACATTAACCCTACCGATATTGAAAGTATAGATATACTAAAAGGCGGTAGTGCTACTGCACTTTATGGTTCTGATGCCGAGGGTGGCGTAATTGTTATTACGACAAAAAAAGGTGTTAAAGGAAAAGGTCCAGCCGTAGATTTTAATTATTATGGTACCGTAGAACGGGCCGCTTTTTTACCCAACTATCAGAATGTTTACGGACAGGGTTATGACCGTGCCACTAATATTTCTCTTGGCTTTAACGAAGATGGTTCTGTTCCTGATACACAATCACCGGCAGGCTGGAGGCCCAACTTTAGGGCATATGCCGATTTCGGCCCCAAAATGGATGGGCAAAAAGTTCGTTGGTGGGATGGGTCAATCCAATCATATTCTCCGCAACCGGATAATTATAAAGATATATTCAGGCAAGGTACAAGCTCAAGTGCTAACGTATCGATCTCCAATCAAACCGAAAATGCCGATTACCGGTTTTCGTATACCAGGCTTGATTATAACGGGATACAGCGGGAATCAGGTGTTCACAAAAACTCATTCAATTTAAACAGCTCGCTAAAACTGAGCAAAAAAGTAAGTGTGGATGTTGTTGCCAACTTTGTAAACACTTTAACCCAAAATCGCCCATATCAAACTAACAGACTGGCAGAATCATTTGATGGTTTTTTTGGAAGGGAAGAAAAAATGGACCTGGTAAGACAAAAATTTCTTACCTCTGAAGGGTTTGAATATGCTCCTGCAGAAAATCCACAATACAACCCGTCTGAAGCTTTTGTGTTTAGGGTTAGGCCTAGTCTTTATGATTATTTTTTCAATACTTTGAAAAATACTTATACTGAAAATGAAAATCGCTTATACTCAAGCGCAACTTTAAACTGGGGTATTTTAAATCATCTTAAATTCCGTGGAAGAATTGGAAATGATTACACCGGTCGTAATACAGAGGCCGAAAGCTACAATACTTACCCGGTAGCTTTTAATACCGGTGGCAACAGTACAGGTGGTTATAATGTATCTACAGGTATTTACTCCATACTATACGGCGATGCTTTGTTAACCTACAATACCAATATTACAAAGGATTTTAACTTTTCATTAACAGGTGGTTTTACGGCCAGGCGTGAGTCTTATCGTGATGAAGCATCCGGAACAACCCAAGGTTTAGTGACAGAGAATTTCTTTTCATTAAGTAATTCTAATGGCATTGTCAGTACTTCTTATACCAGGCAGTTTGAAGTAAAAACAGGTGTTTTTGGTTTGTTAAACCTAACTTATAAAAACTATTTGTTTTTAGAAGGTGCATTACGTCAAGAGTCGGCATCAACTTTACCTCCTCAAAATAATACGTATTACTATCCGGCAGTTAACGGAAGCTTTGTATTTACAGACGCATTGAAAGATGCTATGCCATCGTTTTTAAGTTATGGTAAATTAAGACTTTCCTATACAGAAAATGGTAACCCGGCCCCAAGATATCAATCCAATGTGGCTTATCAGCAAACTTCGCTGCAAACTATTAATGGTTCGGTACCTCAACTTTCCATACCGGGAGCTTATGGTAACAATACATTACAGCCCGAGAGGAAGCATGAATATGAAGGCGGTTTAGAACTTCGCTTTTTAAATGATAAACTCAGTGTAGATGCGAGTTACTATAGCAACAAAATAAATAATCAGATACTGGGCTTAACTGCTGCACCAAGTAACGGTGCCGGAAGCCAGATAGTTAACGTAGGTACTATTGGAACTAAAGGTTTTGAACTTGCCTTGAATGCTACGCCTATCTCAACCAACGACTTTAAGTGGAATGTGCGTTTAAATTACTCTGTTTATAATACAAAAGTTTACGCTTTGGCTCCTAACCTGCAGGAGTTGGTTTTACCAGGTACAAGCTTTGAAGGCGGATCTTTAAAAGTAGTAGCGAGACCAGGTGAAGAACTGGGTAATATTTATGGTTTCCCGCTGCAAACAGATGGAAAAGGAAATAAATTGGTAGATGCCAATGGTTATTACAATGCCGATAACTCTCACTATGTAAAAGTAGGTAACATACTACCAAAGGCTACAGGTGGTTTTTCAAACACATTTACATACAAAAGCGTGTCACTTACCACCCTGGTTGATTACAGGTTTGGTGGTCAGTTGATATCACCTCCGTTAAAATACGGTATAAATGCAGGTATGTATACCAGTACTTTAAAGTATAGGGATGCAGAGCATGGAGGCTTGGCGTATTATATAAACGGGGCTGGTACCTACGTAGGATTGCCATCAAACGCAACAGCTGGCCCGGGTGGAGAAAAAGTGTATCATGACGGGTTAATACAACCTGGTGTGGTTGCAAGCGGTGCGCCTAATACTACTATCATAGACGCTGCAAGTTATTATGAAAATCAGTTTTCTGCGGGCGATCCAAATAGCCAAAATACTGGAAGCGCGGTATACAACAACAACTATATTAAATTACGTGAAGTTGTATTAGGTTATAATTTGCCTCAAAGTTTTGCACGCCATATAGGTATGTCAAAAATCAAGTTTTCGCTGATAGGCCGTAACTTACTGTATATATACCGTACGTTGAAAAATCTTGATCCGGAAACGCCAATTGGAAACCAGTGGTATAATCAAGGTATTGACCACGGCTCGTTGCCTGCAACAAGAAGTTACGGTTTCTCCTTAAATGCCACCTTTTAA